A DNA window from Fragaria vesca subsp. vesca linkage group LG3, FraVesHawaii_1.0, whole genome shotgun sequence contains the following coding sequences:
- the LOC101305148 gene encoding sodium/hydrogen exchanger 4-like — MADIYDFAKNLAHDHAQVIPISLFVAVLCVCLVVGHLFEENRWVNESITAIFIGFLTGTIILLVSKGKSSHVLTFDEELFFIYLLPPIIFNAGFQVKKKQFFQNFLTIMLFGVIGVFISTLIITAGAWFLFPKLGFVGLNARDYLAVGTIFSSTDTVCTLQVLHQDETPLLYSLVFGEGVVNDATSVVLFNAVQKIDVNKLNSGVGLRVIGDFLYLFSTSTALGVAFGLVTAYSLKTLSFGRHSSIREISVVVLMAYLSYMVAELLDLSGILTVFFCGILMSHYAWHNITESSRITTRHVFAMMSFIAETFIFLYVGMDALDIEKWRLTKLSFGASMGVYSTTLLLILLGRAAFVFPLSAFSNYMNRRASRRCSLALKHQVIIWWAGLIRGAVSIALAFKQFTYSGVTLDPINAMMITNTIIVVLFSTLVFGFLTKPLINYLLPHGGTNPISRKESKDIGEDMNLPLLSFDESAATNLSRAKDNLSMLIERPVYTIHSYWRRFDDAYMRPLFGGPVSDQSTC; from the exons ATGGCAGATATATATGACTTCGCAAAGAACTTGGCTCATGACCATGCTCAGGTTATACCAATCTCACTTTTCGTGGCGGTTCTCTGTGTTTGCTTAGTCGTCGGACACTTGTTCGAGGAAAACCGATGGGTGAATGAATCCATTACCGCCATTTTCATC GGATTCTTAACTGGAACCATAATCTTGCTTGTGAGCAAGGGGAAAAGTTCTCACGTTCTGACATTTGATGAAGAGTTGTTCTTTATATATCTCCTGCCGCCTATTATATTTAATGCCGG GTTTCAGGTCAAGAAGAAACAGTTCTTTCAGAATTTCTTAACTATCATGTTGTTTGGGGTGATTGGTGTTTTCATTTCAACGTTAATCATTACGGCTG GTGCCTGGTTCCTATTCCCTAAGTTGGGCTTCGTTGGCCTGAATGCACGAGACTACCTCG CTGTGGGAACAATATTTTCATCAACTGATACAGTCTGTACACTGCAG GTTCTTCATCAAGACGAAACTCCTTTACTGTACAGCTTAGTCTTTGGGGAAGGAGTGGTGAATGATGCAACATCAGTTGTCCTATTCAATGCAGTTCAGAAAATTGATGTTAATAAACTCAATAGTGGGGTTGGACTGCGTGTCATTGGAGACTTCCTTTACCTGTTTTCAACAAGCACTGCTCTTGGAGTTGCA TTCGGACTTGTGACAGCATATTCCCTTAAGACCTTAAGCTTTGGAAG GCATTCAAGCATTCGGGAGATTTCTGTAGTCGTTCTAATGGCCTATCTGTCTTACATGGTGGCTGAG CTGTTAGACCTGAGTGGAATTCTCACTGTTTTCTTTTGTGGGATTCTCATGTCACACTATGCTTGGCATAATATCACTGAAAGTTCAAGAATCACAACCAG GCATGTATTTGCAATGATGTCATTTATTGCAGAAACATTCATATTTCTTTATGTTGGAATGGATGCTCTTGACATTGAGAAGTGGAGATTGACTAAGCTGAG TTTTGGGGCTTCTATGGGAGTCTATAGTACGACACTCTTACTGATATTGCTTGGACGTGCTGCATTTGTGTTCCCTCTCTCTGCATTCTCCAATTACATGAATAGACGAGCCTCGAGAAGATGTTCACTCGCACTCAAACACCAG GTAATCATATGGTGGGCTGGGCTAATAAGAGGAGCAGTCTCCATTGCTTTGGCTTTCAAACAG TTCACATACTCTGGTGTCACGTTGGATCCAATAAACGCAATGATGATCACAAACACCATAATAGTTGTTCTCTTCAGCACACTG GTATTTGGCTTTTTGACAAAGCCTCTTATAAATTATCTTCTTCCCCATGGTGGAACTAACCCCATCAGTCGCAAAGAGTCGAAGGACATTGGGGAGGACATGAATCTGCCCCTGCTCTCATTTGATGAATCTGCTGCTACTAACCTAAGTCGCGCAAAGGATAACTTGTCTATGTTGATCGAGAGACCTGTGTACACTATACATTCATACTGGAGGAGGTTTGACGACGCCTACATGAGACCCCTATTTGGTGGGCCGGTTAGTGACCAGTCTACATGTTAA
- the LOC101312238 gene encoding uncharacterized protein LOC101312238: MEVYVDDMVVKSLTAIKHVSNLQAVFDIILAYSMRLNPDKCLFGAVKGKFVGHVISRQGIEANPEKVQVILNMEVPKVKSDVQSLTGKITTLARFVSRLTDKCALFFKLLKSQHCKLINWGLEQEEAFRKIKEYLASVLMLSKPIPGEMLYLYLAAFDTTVSLALIKKDDVIELPVYYVGKGFTLAESRYPDLEKLALALIVTAQKLQHYFQAHSITLFTNCPLRQVLEKPEASGRLAKWAIKLGEFDIHYVPRVAMKGQTAADFISELTPMKNDEAHPEIERQALAKALLSRFESATVTQIPRKENSNVDAWARLATGTRQKGCKKVKVEILDRPSISKTILEIFAITVGPKEPTWIDPIIEFIKEGVRPENRRQARKLQLRCARYTLIDDKLYRRGYYFPNLKCVSIEEGETILRDIHGVCGNYSGSRSLIFKAQRTAYFWPNIGKMADQISVRCHKCHQHANKVYSSFIALSIMMSPWPFAQWGLANREASHGSRTVQKLREALWAIRTTPTESTGEMPFSLAFGTEAVIPIELTVPSGRVEGYNEETNAEGLQLNMDLIEEKRERVDLHNQVYKQRVSRHYDSKVRP; encoded by the exons ATGGAAGTGTACGTGGATGACATGGTGGTAAAGAGTCTCACCGCGATCAAACATGTAAGCAACTTGCAAGCAGTCTTTGACATTATCCTCGCATACAGCATGAGGCTGAACCCGGACAAGTGCTTGTTTGGAGCTGTTAAAGGGAAGTTCGTAGGCCACGTGATAAGTAGGCAGGGGATCGAAGCAAACCCGGAGAAGGTCCAGGTCATACTGAATATGGAGGTCCCAAAGGTCAAGAGTGATGTGCAGTCCCTGACGGGCAAGATAACGACCCTCGCTAGGTTTGTCTCTAGACTCACGGACAAGTGTGCACTGTTCTTTAAGCTGCTGAAGAGTCAGCATTGCAAGCTAATCAATTGGGGGCTCGAGCAAGAGGAGGCTTTTAGGAAAATCAAAGAGTATTTGGCATCGGTGCTTATGTTGTCAAAGCCGATTCCTGGAGAAATGCTGTATCTCTACTTGGCAGCGTTTGATACAACGGTGAGCTTGGCCCTGATCAAGAAAGATGATGTCATCGAGCTCCCGGTGTATTATGTAGGCAAAGGCTTCACCTTGGCAGAGAGTAGGTACCCGGACCTCGAAAAGTTGGCTCTGGCACTCATTGTGACCGCTCAGAAGCTACAACATTACTTCCAAGCGCATTCCATCACTTTGTTCACAAACTGCCCTCTCCGGCAGGTTTTGGAGAAACCGGAAGCAAGCGGGAGACTTGCTAAATGGGCGATCAAGTTAGGTGAGTTTGATATACACTACGTGCCGAGAGTAGCTATGAAAGGGCAAACGGCTGCAGATTTCATCTCGGAGCTAACCCCCATGAAGAACGACGAGGCGCATCCTGAGATAGAGCGTCAA GCACTGGCCAAGGCTCTTTTGAGCAGATTCGAATCAGCAACGGTCACTCAAATCCCTAGGAAGGAAAATAGTAATGTTGATGCTTGGGCTAGACTAGCCACCGGTACCCGTCAGAAAGGGTGCAAGAAGGTCAAGGTTGAGATCCTAGATCGGCCAAGCATTAGCAAGACGATCTTGGAGATATTTGCCATCACCGTCGGTCCCAAAGAACCGACATGGATAGACCCCATCATCGAGTTCATTAAGGAAGGGGTCCGCCCGGAGAATAGGCGACAGGCGAGGAAGTTGCAGTTGAGGTGTGCAAGATACACACTGATAGATGATAAGTTGTACCGCAGGGGCTATTATTTCCCCAACCTCAAGTGCGTATCAATAGAGGAAGGTGAGACAATTCTCCGGGACATCCATGGAGTTTGCGGCAATTATTCTGGATCAAGATCTCTGATCTTCAAGGCCCAAAGAACGGCATACTTCTGGCCCAATATAGGGAAGATGGCCGATCAAATATCAGTGAGATGCCACAAATGTCACCAGCACGCTAACAAGGTCTATTCCTCATTCATCGCTCTCTCGATCATGATGTCTCCATGGCCGTTTGCGCAATGGGGGCTGGCTAATCGGGAAGCTTCCCACGGCTCCCGGACAGTACAA AAGCTCCGAGAAGCATTATGGGCTATCCGGACCACCCCGACGGAGTCAACAGGAGAAATGCCTTTTAGCCTAGCCTTTGGCACAGAGGCTGTCATCCCAATTGAGCTGACAGTGCCATCGGGAAGAGTTGAAGGCTATAATGAGGAGACCAATGCAGAGGGGCTCCAGCTGAACATGGATCTCATCGAGGAGAAAAGGGAGAGGGTCGATCTACACAACCAAGTGTACAAGCAGCGAGTTTCCCGGCACTACGACAGCAAGGTCAGACCCTGA
- the LOC101305442 gene encoding putative lipid-transfer protein DIR1-like — protein sequence MARFSVALWQWVMVLLLIALLEGAHAASICNIDSAQLNYCRRAVSGKSPTPPSKKCCGVVHRANLPCLCNYKTVLPSFGIDPALAMALPKKCGMKTPPECVA from the exons ATGGCAAGGTTTAGTGTAGCTCTGTGGCAATGGGTGATGGTACTTCTGTTGATTGCACTACTGGAGGGAGCCCATGCTGCCTCGATCTGCAACATTGACTCTGCGCAGCTCAACTATTGCCGCCGGGCAGTGAGCGGCAAGTCGCCAACACCACCATCAAAGAAATGTTGTGGAGTTGTGCACCGAGCCAACCTGCCCTGCCTGTGTAACTACAAGACTGTGCTACCTTCCTTTGGAATCGACCCTGCACTAGCAATGGCGTTGCCCAAGAAATGTGGGATGAAAACACCACCGGAATGCG TTGCTTGA
- the LOC101305732 gene encoding upstream activation factor subunit UAF30-like, producing MATEQEISQALEALVHDGPTSFTTLNDVVQQLQSKLACHDLSHKADFIRSQIHFLLRSHPPPQQSPKDHFALQQNPNCHPAPSSAFQTFASPKPEPITTPVPASDPPKDGSKPKPKRKGGPGGLNKLCGVSPELQVIVGHPTLPRTEIVKQLWAYIRKHNLQDPGNKRKIICNDELRLVFETDCTDMFKMNKLLAKHIIALEPSSMYLPVPKKPKVATDSGTKSSQSGPSVVISEALANFFGVGGREMLQSEVLQRIWEYIKVNRLEDPLNPMAILCDAKLQDLFSCESISALGIPEVLARHHIFRRS from the exons ATGGCGACAGAGCAAGAAATATCGCAAGCTTTAGAAGCCCTGGTGCACGACGGCCCGACCTCGTTCACCACCCTAAACGACGTCGTCCAGCAGCTCCAGTCCAAGCTCGCCTGCCACGACCTCTCCCACAAGGCCGACTTCATCCGCTCCCAGATCCACTTCCTCCTCCGATCCCATCCCCCGCCTCAGCAATCTCCAAAAGACCATTTTGCCCTCCAACAAAACCCCAATTGCCACCCGGCTCCCTCCTCCGCCTTCCAGACCTTCGCTTCCCCCAAGCCCGAGCCCATCACTACTCCCGTACCCGCATCCGACCCGCCCAAGGATGG CTCTAAGCCTAAACCTAAGAGAAAAGGAGGCCCGGGGGGTCTAAACAAGCTTTGTGGTGTTTCGCCTGAACTCCAGGTCATTGTTGGCCATCCAACTCTTCCAAGGACTGAG ATTGTGAAGCAACTGTGGGCTTACATAAGAAAACACAATCTCCAAGATCCAGGTAACAAGAGGAAAATTATTTGCAATGATGAGCTGCGGTTGGTTTTCGAGACAGACTGTACTGACATGTTTAAGATGAACAAGTTGCTGGCCAAACATATCATTGCACTTGAACCTTCAAGTATGTATTTG CCAGTTCCCAAGAAGCCGAAGGTTGCCACGGACTCTGGAACAAAGAGTTCACAGTCAGGTCCTTCTGTGGTAATATCTGAAGCACTTGCTAATTTTTTTGGTGTTGGTGGGAGGGAGATGCTTCAGTCTGAGGTTTTGCAACGAATATGGGAATACATAAAGGTCAACCGTCTAGAG GATCCTCTGAATCCAATGGCGATTTTATGTGATGCAAAGCTTCAAGATCTCTTCAGTTGTGAAAGCATCTCTGCGTTGGGAATACCCGAAGTGTTGGCACGTCATCACATATTCAGGAGATCATGA